GAGTTTATGTCACTAAATATGGTTTATTTTTATTTAATAAGCAGTAAATATGGTTTATTATTGTTCCAAAGTCTTTTTTTTAACTTATTTTTGATAATGGAGTTAAATATTTTCTTTTTATTAAGCGGTTGAATTCAGACAATTTTGCTGCAAACTTCTTTCATTTTTAATACAGGGGTTTATAAAACTCTACTTTCTTAACAGTCTCATTTTGTAAGAAAAATTTGTTTATTAACTTTAAATACGATATTAAATATATGTCTGATAAAAAACAGAAACCAAAAAATAAAGACGTTCTTGTAATATGTATTGATCGAGATGATGATTTTGGCAGAAAAGCAGGCATAAAAGGGCCGATTGTTGGCAGGCAAGCAAATATAGACGCCGCAGTTGCGCTCGGAATAAAAGACCCTTCTGAATCAGATGTTAACGCGGTTTTTCAGGCGATAAAGGTTTATGATGATTTAAAAAGCGAAAATAAGACTGAGATTGCAACCTTAATTGGCGACGAACATGTCGGGATTGATTCGGACCGTAAGATACTTGCACAATTGGATGAGGTTTTGAAAATCTTTTCTTTCAAAGAAGCTGTTTTAATATCCGATGGCGCTGAAGATGAGCATGTTATACCAACGTTAAAATCAAAGCTCGATATAATATATACTCAAAGAGTCATTGTGAAACAGTCCGAACAGCTTGAAACTACATATTATATGATAAATGATTTCATAAAAGACACACTTTCAGACCGTAAAACTGCGCATATTTTCTTTGGAGTTCCTGCGTTTGCTCTTTTATTATATTCTATATTTGGCGCTCCCGCATGGCGGTTGATTTTCGGCGTTATCGGGGCGTATTTATTCATAAAAGGGTTTTTCCTTGAAACCTACATATACACCGCAATAAATGAAGCGAAGGCGGCATCTTTGCAAGAAAAAAGGGCGTTTTTTCTTTATATTTCCGCAATTGCTGCAGGGATTGTTGCGATTTTTATGGGGTATTCACAGGCAACTCTTATGTATTCAATTCTTGATAAGGTGCTCGTTTTTGCCAAAGAATCCTCTTTTGCATGGTTCGTATCAATATCCTTAGCCCTTTTTGGGCGTTTGTTAAGAG
The genomic region above belongs to Nanoarchaeota archaeon and contains:
- a CDS encoding DUF373 family protein — translated: MSDKKQKPKNKDVLVICIDRDDDFGRKAGIKGPIVGRQANIDAAVALGIKDPSESDVNAVFQAIKVYDDLKSENKTEIATLIGDEHVGIDSDRKILAQLDEVLKIFSFKEAVLISDGAEDEHVIPTLKSKLDIIYTQRVIVKQSEQLETTYYMINDFIKDTLSDRKTAHIFFGVPAFALLLYSIFGAPAWRLIFGVIGAYLFIKGFFLETYIYTAINEAKAASLQEKRAFFLYISAIAAGIVAIFMGYSQATLMYSILDKVLVFAKESSFAWFVSISLALFGRLLRVGKEAFPRYITYIILAFSGAWIVFEVSRFGLGLATEYDGIVTAAMLSGSMVVISTAVEHYVSFKKKRK